One Gemella haemolysans ATCC 10379 DNA segment encodes these proteins:
- the scpB gene encoding SMC-Scp complex subunit ScpB, translated as MLLDEIKKIIEALLFMKGEEGLNIEYFSTFMEVEPHEAENMLNIFCEEYNNANNSLIIKKFGTTYKMLLRDEMAEVIKKAVISKNLVKLSKASLETLAIIAYNQPITKVQIDKIRGVSSDSILHSLVSKELIVSNKTLDTIGKPKLYETTDIFLDVFGLESLEQLPKSEIVTSEEINKFLQN; from the coding sequence ATGCTATTAGATGAGATAAAAAAAATAATTGAGGCTTTACTTTTTATGAAAGGTGAAGAAGGGCTTAATATTGAATATTTCTCTACTTTTATGGAAGTCGAGCCTCATGAAGCTGAGAATATGCTTAATATCTTTTGTGAGGAGTACAATAATGCTAATAATTCTTTAATTATTAAGAAATTTGGTACAACTTATAAAATGTTATTAAGAGATGAAATGGCTGAGGTTATTAAGAAAGCTGTTATTTCTAAAAACCTTGTTAAGTTATCTAAAGCTTCTTTAGAAACTTTAGCGATTATTGCATATAATCAACCGATAACAAAAGTTCAAATCGATAAAATAAGGGGTGTAAGTAGTGATTCTATATTACACTCTCTTGTTAGTAAGGAGCTTATTGTTTCTAATAAAACATTAGATACTATTGGTAAACCAAAGTTATATGAAACAACTGATATATTTTTAGATGTTTTTGGATTAGAAAGTTTAGAGCAATTACCAAAATCGGAAATTGTTACTAGTGAAGAAATAAATAAATTTTTACAAAATTAG
- the thiI gene encoding tRNA uracil 4-sulfurtransferase ThiI: MEFSHIIVRYGELTLKSGNRNEFLKKLTKNIRYNLQGLTGFHVQTKRDRMYIHLDHNEDVQEIMERLKKVPGIHNFSPVLRAGLDVEEAKKIIDRLLETKLDKEYKFKIQTKRPNKNFPYNTNELNNVFGSHVLINYKNLKVNVKQPDFIINVEVRSEGIFIFTDFIKGVGGFPVNTSSKALLLLSGGIDSPVAAHTLQVKGVEVEMIHFQSPPFTSAEALQKIFDLTIKLSQVVGRIKLHVVNFTKLQTEIVKRVPSNYTMTSTRRFMLRIAEEVAKKEGCLAIATGESLGQVASQTLESMNCINEVTNLPVLRPLLTMDKVDIIKIAQEIDTLEISNLPFEDCCTIFTPKAPKTKPRLEKIKGYEARDDYSDLIAETLDSVETYLFDKNGRVVTQDMREQEVKKEEKDDFSGLL; the protein is encoded by the coding sequence GTGGAATTTAGTCATATTATAGTAAGATATGGAGAACTTACATTGAAATCTGGTAACAGAAATGAGTTCTTAAAAAAATTAACAAAAAACATTCGTTACAATCTTCAAGGATTAACAGGTTTCCATGTCCAAACAAAAAGAGATAGAATGTATATTCATTTAGATCATAATGAAGATGTTCAAGAAATTATGGAGAGATTAAAAAAAGTTCCTGGTATTCATAATTTTTCTCCAGTATTAAGAGCTGGATTAGATGTTGAAGAAGCTAAAAAAATTATTGATAGACTTTTAGAAACTAAATTGGATAAAGAATATAAATTTAAAATCCAAACTAAACGACCTAACAAAAACTTCCCATATAATACAAATGAATTAAATAACGTATTTGGAAGTCATGTTCTAATTAATTATAAGAATTTAAAAGTAAATGTTAAACAACCAGATTTTATAATTAATGTAGAGGTTAGAAGTGAAGGAATTTTTATTTTTACTGACTTTATTAAAGGTGTAGGAGGCTTCCCAGTAAATACTTCTTCTAAAGCATTGTTATTATTATCGGGAGGTATTGATTCTCCTGTTGCTGCACATACACTACAAGTAAAAGGTGTGGAAGTTGAGATGATTCACTTCCAATCACCACCATTTACTTCAGCTGAAGCTTTACAAAAGATATTTGATTTAACAATTAAATTAAGTCAAGTTGTTGGTAGAATTAAACTTCATGTTGTAAACTTTACAAAACTACAAACAGAAATTGTAAAACGTGTACCTTCAAACTACACAATGACTTCAACTAGAAGATTTATGTTACGTATAGCTGAGGAAGTAGCAAAAAAAGAAGGATGTTTAGCTATTGCAACAGGTGAATCTCTTGGTCAAGTAGCGTCGCAAACACTTGAGTCTATGAATTGTATTAATGAGGTAACTAATTTACCAGTTTTACGTCCATTATTAACAATGGATAAAGTTGATATAATTAAAATAGCGCAAGAGATTGATACTTTAGAGATTTCTAACTTACCATTTGAAGATTGTTGTACAATCTTTACACCTAAAGCTCCAAAGACTAAGCCTAGATTAGAGAAAATTAAAGGATATGAAGCGCGTGATGATTACTCAGATCTTATCGCTGAAACACTTGATAGTGTAGAAACTTATTTATTTGATAAGAATGGTAGAGTAGTTACTCAAGATATGAGAGAACAAGAAGTTAAAAAAGAAGAAAAAGATGATTTTTCTGGATTACTATAA
- a CDS encoding segregation and condensation protein A, with product MYNVNLEVFQGPLDLLLHLIEKMEIDIYNIPIARLTESYLEYINNSDEFSLENAEEYIVMAATLLHIKSKNLLPKFEDETIEDEEDLVQQLLDYKNYKELSEKLDNLQKIRAQFLDKESMNIEEEGSVETLRIPSSKLLRAMENILRSLEDKENEVSLVSYRREVSFEQVKEELVNKFKNKRNMSFFDLIKSYPQKNEVVLVFMGILAMIKDQELLCVDNDSEIILEYKSKEN from the coding sequence ATGTATAATGTTAACTTAGAGGTTTTTCAAGGTCCACTTGATTTACTTTTGCATTTAATTGAAAAGATGGAAATTGATATTTACAATATACCTATAGCTCGTCTAACAGAGAGTTATTTGGAATATATTAATAATAGTGATGAATTTTCATTAGAAAATGCAGAAGAATATATTGTAATGGCAGCCACATTGCTTCATATAAAAAGTAAAAATTTACTTCCTAAGTTTGAAGACGAAACTATAGAGGATGAAGAAGATTTAGTGCAACAACTTCTTGATTACAAAAACTATAAAGAACTTAGTGAGAAACTTGATAATCTTCAGAAGATCAGAGCTCAATTTTTAGATAAAGAGAGTATGAATATTGAAGAAGAAGGTAGTGTTGAAACTCTAAGAATTCCTTCTTCAAAATTATTACGAGCGATGGAAAATATTCTTAGATCTCTTGAAGATAAAGAAAATGAAGTATCTTTAGTAAGTTATCGAAGAGAAGTGTCTTTCGAACAAGTGAAAGAAGAACTAGTCAATAAGTTTAAAAACAAAAGAAATATGTCTTTTTTTGATTTGATTAAATCATATCCTCAAAAGAACGAGGTTGTTTTAGTGTTTATGGGGATATTAGCGATGATTAAAGATCAAGAGTTGCTATGTGTTGACAATGATAGTGAAATCATTCTAGAATATAAATCAAAGGAAAATTAA
- a CDS encoding tyrosine-type recombinase/integrase has product MNETVLKNFNEYLLNRKEFSTNTINSYDRDLKKIFLYLEEKGYSTQDYSWLNEEFISRYIDYLREKEYSSATLSRTISTVHIFVEYLWFEKFIPNRVNIDVHIDKEEHQDLVIFTRHEISKILDVNTKNLIGYRDKAIFELSYSIGIKPTECINLELRDVNTTIGYLKYRKKDGYRTIALNKESVEAIEKYIVELKKEYPNIKDDSKLFLNHDGEGISRQGFWKIFKKRQQELGLTKELNTMNFRNSLAIHLLEDKVPAEEVQELLGLKNIHSLKLYFSSLEGNKSKRMITNHPRKTIN; this is encoded by the coding sequence ATGAACGAGACAGTATTAAAAAATTTCAATGAATATTTACTAAATAGAAAAGAGTTTTCTACAAACACTATTAATTCTTATGATAGGGATTTAAAGAAAATCTTTTTATATTTAGAGGAGAAGGGATATTCAACACAAGACTATTCATGGTTAAATGAAGAATTTATTTCTAGATATATTGATTATTTAAGAGAGAAAGAATATTCTTCTGCAACTCTTTCAAGAACAATCTCTACTGTTCATATTTTTGTAGAGTATTTATGGTTTGAAAAATTTATTCCTAACAGAGTAAATATTGATGTACATATTGATAAAGAAGAACACCAAGATTTAGTAATTTTTACTAGACATGAAATTTCTAAAATTTTGGATGTCAATACGAAAAATTTAATAGGTTATAGGGATAAAGCTATATTTGAATTATCATATTCGATTGGTATTAAACCAACTGAATGTATTAATTTAGAACTTAGAGATGTTAATACAACTATCGGATATTTAAAATATAGAAAAAAAGATGGATATAGAACAATAGCTCTTAATAAAGAATCTGTTGAAGCTATAGAAAAATATATTGTAGAGTTGAAAAAAGAGTATCCAAACATTAAAGATGATAGTAAGTTATTCTTAAATCATGATGGTGAGGGTATTAGTCGCCAAGGTTTTTGGAAAATATTCAAGAAACGTCAGCAAGAATTAGGATTAACTAAAGAATTAAATACTATGAATTTTAGAAATTCTCTAGCTATCCACTTACTTGAAGATAAAGTGCCAGCTGAAGAAGTTCAAGAACTTTTAGGTTTGAAAAATATTCATAGTTTAAAATTATATTTCTCTAGTCTAGAGGGGAATAAATCGAAAAGAATGATAACGAATCATCCAAGAAAAACGATTAATTAA
- a CDS encoding NUDIX hydrolase produces the protein MNNVLATMCYVDDGENFLMLKRNKKENDIHEGLTISVGGKFEPGESPEDCVIREVKEETNLDIIKPKLRGIITFPDFDGEKDWYTYVYTATDYKGTLTEDCNEGDLIWVKKSEIQNIKTWEGDYIFLDWLVKDKPFFSAKFNYKNNEFVDYEVTFYE, from the coding sequence ATGAACAATGTTCTAGCAACCATGTGCTACGTTGATGACGGAGAAAACTTTTTAATGTTAAAAAGAAATAAAAAAGAAAACGATATTCATGAAGGCTTGACGATTAGCGTCGGCGGAAAATTTGAACCAGGAGAAAGTCCTGAAGACTGCGTTATTAGAGAAGTAAAAGAAGAAACAAACCTCGATATTATAAAACCTAAATTAAGAGGAATTATAACCTTCCCCGATTTTGATGGTGAAAAAGATTGGTATACATATGTGTATACCGCAACTGACTACAAAGGTACTTTGACTGAAGATTGCAACGAAGGTGATCTAATATGGGTAAAAAAATCAGAGATACAAAATATAAAAACTTGGGAAGGAGATTACATCTTTCTTGACTGGCTTGTCAAAGATAAACCATTTTTCTCAGCTAAATTCAACTATAAAAACAACGAATTTGTAGACTACGAAGTAACATTTTATGAATAA
- a CDS encoding pseudouridine synthase → MAERLQKLIAASGYTSRRKAEQLILDGKVSVNGEVVKELGVKAEPSDIIIVEGVRLLKENKRYYLFYKPEKVITSMSDEKDRTCVKDFFENVNERVVPVGRLDYDTSGALIMSNDGEFINLITHPKHKIKKTYVAKINGKLEDNHLRILRNGVRIDNYKTAKAEVNVVKNKNKSGNTLVRLTIHEGKNRQVRRMFEALGYEVIKLKRESIEDLTLEGLKKGEYRPLTIHEVKRLINKAKNGEK, encoded by the coding sequence ATGGCAGAAAGATTGCAAAAATTAATAGCTGCATCAGGATACACATCAAGAAGAAAGGCTGAACAGCTTATTTTAGATGGAAAAGTAAGTGTTAATGGAGAAGTTGTTAAGGAATTAGGTGTTAAAGCTGAACCAAGTGACATTATTATTGTTGAAGGTGTACGTTTACTAAAAGAGAATAAGAGATATTACTTATTCTACAAACCAGAAAAAGTAATTACTTCAATGTCTGATGAGAAAGATCGTACATGTGTAAAAGACTTTTTTGAAAATGTTAATGAACGTGTAGTACCTGTAGGAAGATTAGACTATGATACGTCAGGTGCACTTATTATGTCTAACGATGGTGAGTTTATTAATTTAATAACACACCCTAAGCACAAGATTAAGAAGACATATGTTGCTAAAATTAATGGTAAATTAGAAGATAATCACCTTAGAATTCTTCGTAACGGGGTGAGAATCGATAATTATAAAACTGCTAAAGCGGAAGTTAATGTTGTTAAAAATAAAAACAAGAGTGGTAATACTTTAGTTAGATTAACAATACATGAAGGGAAAAACCGCCAAGTAAGAAGAATGTTTGAAGCATTAGGTTATGAAGTGATTAAGTTAAAACGTGAATCTATTGAAGATTTAACGTTAGAAGGATTAAAAAAAGGTGAATATAGACCTCTTACTATTCATGAAGTAAAACGACTTATTAATAAGGCTAAGAATGGTGAGAAGTAA
- the trmFO gene encoding FADH(2)-oxidizing methylenetetrahydrofolate--tRNA-(uracil(54)-C(5))-methyltransferase TrmFO, translating to MEKKVIVIGAGLAGSEAAWQLAKRGVKVDLYEMRPKKMTPAHKTQNFGELVCSNSLRANNVTNAVGLLKEEMRMLDSIIIKCADATQVPAGGALAVDRDKFSEMITETIKNHPNINVIGEELPTIPKGDIPVIVATGPLTSDALSQDIRNYTKQDGLYFYDAAAPIIEKDSIDMEKVYLKSRYDKGEAAYLNCPMTKEEFFNFYNELINAEAAPLKEFEKEIYFEGCMPFEEMAKRGEKTLLFGPMKPVGLEDPKTDKRPYAVVQLRQDNSEGTLYNIVGFQTHLKWGEQKRIINMIPGLENANIVRYGVMHRNTYLNSPQLLEKTYRLKEEKNIYFAGQMTGVEGYVESAASGIVAALNALYNTEDKEVVFPTETMIGAMANYIVDNTSKNFQPMNANFGIIKPLPERIKDKKEKYERYAKRSLEMLENFKID from the coding sequence ATGGAAAAAAAAGTAATAGTAATAGGTGCAGGTTTAGCAGGAAGTGAAGCTGCTTGGCAACTAGCAAAACGTGGAGTTAAAGTAGATCTTTACGAAATGAGACCTAAAAAAATGACACCTGCACACAAGACTCAAAATTTTGGTGAATTAGTATGTTCTAACTCATTAAGAGCGAACAACGTAACAAATGCAGTTGGTCTTTTAAAAGAAGAGATGAGAATGTTAGATTCAATTATTATTAAATGTGCTGATGCAACACAAGTACCAGCTGGTGGAGCGTTAGCTGTAGATAGAGATAAATTCTCAGAGATGATTACTGAAACTATCAAGAATCACCCAAACATTAATGTAATAGGTGAGGAACTACCAACAATACCTAAAGGTGATATTCCTGTAATTGTTGCAACAGGTCCCCTTACATCAGACGCACTAAGCCAAGATATCAGAAATTATACGAAACAAGATGGATTATACTTCTACGATGCAGCGGCTCCTATTATCGAAAAAGATTCAATCGATATGGAAAAAGTTTATCTTAAATCAAGATATGATAAAGGTGAAGCTGCGTACTTAAATTGTCCGATGACAAAAGAAGAATTCTTTAATTTTTATAATGAATTAATAAATGCGGAAGCAGCGCCATTAAAAGAATTTGAAAAAGAAATATATTTTGAAGGATGTATGCCTTTTGAAGAAATGGCGAAACGTGGAGAAAAAACTTTATTATTTGGACCTATGAAACCAGTAGGTTTAGAAGATCCAAAAACTGATAAACGTCCATATGCTGTTGTACAATTACGTCAAGATAACAGCGAAGGTACTTTATATAATATCGTAGGTTTCCAAACACATCTTAAATGGGGAGAACAAAAGAGAATTATTAACATGATTCCAGGATTAGAAAATGCTAATATTGTACGTTATGGAGTTATGCATAGAAATACATACTTAAATTCTCCACAATTATTAGAAAAAACTTATAGACTAAAAGAGGAGAAAAACATCTATTTTGCTGGTCAAATGACAGGTGTAGAGGGATATGTTGAAAGTGCAGCTTCAGGAATTGTGGCAGCATTAAATGCTCTATACAATACAGAAGATAAAGAAGTTGTATTCCCAACAGAAACTATGATTGGTGCCATGGCAAATTATATTGTAGACAATACAAGTAAAAATTTCCAACCAATGAATGCAAATTTCGGAATTATTAAACCACTTCCAGAAAGAATTAAAGATAAAAAGGAAAAATATGAAAGATATGCTAAAAGATCATTAGAAATGTTAGAAAATTTCAAAATTGATTAA
- a CDS encoding thioesterase family protein — protein MNIEINKEFKQNYLVQDNNTAKFMGSGDLEVLATPSLVAFMENTAKNYLNTFLSDELGSVGSNININHLAPTLVGKEITVQGKITDIIKEKIIIFSLEAFEADKKIGDATHTRVIINNEKFLNKLS, from the coding sequence ATGAATATAGAAATTAATAAAGAATTCAAACAAAATTATTTAGTTCAAGATAATAACACTGCTAAATTTATGGGAAGTGGTGATTTAGAAGTTCTTGCAACACCTAGCCTTGTTGCTTTCATGGAGAATACAGCAAAAAATTACTTAAATACATTTTTATCAGATGAGTTAGGTAGTGTTGGCAGCAACATCAATATTAATCACCTAGCTCCTACTCTAGTTGGTAAGGAAATTACAGTTCAAGGTAAGATAACAGATATTATCAAAGAAAAGATTATTATTTTTTCTTTAGAAGCTTTCGAAGCAGATAAGAAAATAGGGGACGCTACACATACAAGAGTTATAATTAACAATGAAAAATTTTTAAACAAACTTTCATAA
- a CDS encoding YoaK family protein — MNLRETLINKNLPVHEQLIFCLLLTMVGGFFDAYTFVNCDGIFANAQTGNLIFVGIDLIEGNFREVLHYSIPILSFVVGVLVSKCIETKYKELSIFKHIYILLLIQIFALFVILIKYKYFGLDIRPIVISFICAIQFDGFRKVNNLVFASVFCTGNLRSMSEHLYKFFVLKKKESKIPLLIYFTLISVFLTGVILGAAMSKYYLNKAILLPLVIICINLFFVSIIYHKFGRKRI, encoded by the coding sequence ATGAATTTACGTGAGACATTAATTAATAAAAATCTTCCTGTTCATGAGCAACTTATTTTTTGCTTATTATTAACAATGGTTGGTGGATTTTTCGATGCATATACTTTTGTTAATTGTGATGGTATATTTGCAAATGCGCAGACAGGGAACTTAATTTTTGTTGGAATAGACTTAATTGAGGGTAACTTTCGAGAGGTTTTACATTACTCAATACCAATCCTATCATTTGTAGTAGGGGTATTAGTAAGTAAGTGTATCGAAACAAAGTATAAAGAGTTATCTATATTTAAACATATTTACATTTTATTACTTATTCAAATTTTTGCTTTATTTGTAATTTTGATTAAGTATAAGTATTTTGGTTTAGATATTAGACCGATTGTAATTTCTTTTATTTGTGCTATTCAATTTGATGGTTTTAGAAAAGTAAATAATTTAGTTTTTGCTAGTGTATTTTGTACTGGGAACTTGCGTTCTATGAGCGAGCATTTATATAAGTTTTTTGTATTGAAAAAGAAAGAGAGTAAAATCCCATTATTAATATACTTTACTCTTATTTCGGTGTTTCTAACAGGGGTAATTTTAGGGGCTGCAATGTCAAAATATTACCTAAATAAAGCAATTTTGTTACCTTTAGTTATCATATGCATTAATCTATTTTTTGTTTCAATTATTTACCACAAGTTTGGAAGAAAAAGAATATAA
- the codY gene encoding GTP-sensing pleiotropic transcriptional regulator CodY encodes MASLLQKTRKISTILQEGRHDNVDFEAMAMRLSPILDSVVYILDTEGNILGYDSIVDYSNERMEKIIQDRKVPKAYLDATLKVYATKVNIPFKDPLSIFPEEEQERFETNSYTVILPIRGGGERLGTLVIGRMDSDFKDDDLVLAEYASTVVGIEILHEKQDKEKNLARDKDMVNMALNSLSFSEKEAIEHIFRELDGTEGLLIASKIADRVGITRSVIVNALRKLESAGIIESKSLGMKGTYIKVLKEYFLELMFSNEF; translated from the coding sequence ATGGCAAGTTTATTACAAAAAACAAGAAAAATTAGTACAATTTTACAAGAAGGACGCCATGATAATGTAGACTTTGAGGCTATGGCAATGCGCCTAAGTCCAATTCTAGATTCTGTCGTATATATTCTTGATACTGAAGGTAATATACTTGGATATGATTCTATCGTTGATTATTCTAATGAACGTATGGAGAAAATTATTCAAGATAGAAAAGTGCCGAAAGCATATTTAGATGCAACATTGAAAGTTTATGCGACAAAAGTTAATATTCCATTCAAGGATCCATTATCAATTTTCCCAGAAGAAGAACAGGAGCGCTTTGAGACTAACAGCTATACTGTAATCTTACCAATCAGAGGTGGAGGAGAACGACTAGGAACTTTGGTTATTGGTAGAATGGATAGTGACTTTAAAGATGATGATTTAGTATTAGCTGAATATGCATCTACAGTAGTAGGAATTGAAATTTTACATGAAAAACAGGATAAAGAGAAAAATCTAGCTCGTGATAAAGATATGGTCAATATGGCTCTAAATTCATTATCATTCTCTGAAAAAGAAGCTATAGAACATATCTTTAGAGAATTAGATGGTACTGAAGGTTTACTTATCGCTAGTAAAATTGCAGATAGAGTAGGGATTACTAGATCTGTAATTGTTAATGCGTTAAGAAAACTAGAAAGTGCTGGAATTATTGAATCTAAGTCACTAGGTATGAAAGGAACTTATATTAAAGTTCTAAAGGAGTATTTCTTAGAATTAATGTTTTCTAATGAATTTTAA
- a CDS encoding DUF2929 family protein translates to MKYIISLFWSFIFAAVIVFIVSSILGSNGEINTIRDCAILAVLFTIFAALFDVVGIDKKREEK, encoded by the coding sequence ATGAAATATATTATTTCACTATTTTGGTCATTTATATTTGCAGCTGTTATAGTATTTATCGTATCATCTATTTTAGGTAGCAATGGTGAAATCAATACAATTCGTGACTGCGCAATTTTAGCTGTATTATTTACAATTTTTGCTGCTTTATTTGACGTAGTAGGTATCGATAAAAAACGCGAAGAAAAGTAA
- a CDS encoding NUDIX hydrolase, with product MYQKIYIDKKIKNLITEKIEKVFSDRSIPFEFLEDLSINDRNSLYITDNKERLSENLINVFILRKEYDFLDVKNAIFIRNIEDVVNVLKNDVWKKWAQELQFLAQCSLAYSKDKFDRERSERIRDIACEMLSYKYDLPIEKIKMDFASEIGYQTPKVETRAAIIKDDKILLVKEQLDGKWALPGGYQDVNVSIRENVIKEASEEAGAVVQPLKVVAVLDYNRHHHVNFPLGMVKIFVLCEYINHSFNENTETLGAEFYSLDDLPELSLTRTTKKQLEMCFECYKDPQNWDTIFD from the coding sequence ATGTATCAGAAAATATATATAGACAAAAAAATTAAAAATTTAATTACTGAAAAAATTGAGAAAGTTTTTAGTGATCGTAGTATACCTTTTGAGTTTTTAGAAGATCTGAGTATAAATGATAGAAATTCATTATATATAACTGATAATAAAGAAAGACTTAGTGAGAATTTAATAAATGTATTTATACTAAGAAAAGAATATGATTTTCTAGATGTTAAGAATGCGATATTTATTAGAAATATTGAAGATGTTGTTAATGTATTAAAAAATGATGTTTGGAAAAAGTGGGCTCAGGAGTTACAGTTTTTAGCACAATGTAGTTTAGCCTACAGTAAAGATAAATTTGATAGAGAACGTTCTGAGAGAATTCGTGATATTGCTTGTGAGATGTTATCTTATAAGTATGATTTACCTATCGAAAAAATAAAAATGGACTTTGCTTCTGAAATTGGTTATCAAACTCCTAAGGTTGAGACAAGAGCAGCAATAATTAAAGATGATAAGATATTATTAGTAAAAGAACAGCTTGATGGGAAATGGGCGCTTCCTGGAGGTTATCAAGATGTTAATGTAAGTATTCGAGAAAATGTTATAAAAGAAGCAAGCGAAGAAGCTGGTGCTGTTGTACAGCCATTAAAAGTTGTTGCTGTATTAGATTATAATAGGCATCATCATGTGAACTTTCCACTAGGGATGGTTAAAATATTTGTTTTATGTGAGTATATTAATCATAGTTTTAACGAAAATACAGAAACTTTAGGTGCAGAATTCTATTCACTTGATGATTTACCAGAATTATCATTAACAAGAACTACGAAAAAACAATTAGAGATGTGTTTTGAATGTTATAAAGATCCTCAAAATTGGGATACAATTTTTGATTAG
- a CDS encoding response regulator transcription factor: MSERILIIDDEERIRKLLIMYLEKEGYIVDEASNGHDGLERLKYMDYSCVLLDVQLPMLNGKSILSELRKTKATPVIIMSAQADEQSRVEGFELGADDYVVKPFSPRELMLRINAILQRTKRSVFYTPELYAKDVLVFPGLIIDVNSHKVIVDDTEVLLTPKEFDLLLFLAKSPDKAFKRNEILRAVWDYDFYSDLRTVDTHIKRVRKKFDKISPIVAQMIVTVWGIGYKFDTSQNSL, encoded by the coding sequence GTGTCAGAGAGAATATTAATAATAGATGATGAAGAAAGAATAAGAAAATTATTAATAATGTATCTTGAAAAAGAAGGGTATATTGTCGATGAAGCTAGTAATGGTCATGATGGTTTAGAAAGATTGAAATATATGGACTATTCTTGTGTACTTCTGGATGTCCAATTACCTATGTTAAATGGAAAATCTATTTTATCAGAGCTTAGAAAAACTAAGGCGACACCTGTAATAATTATGTCTGCTCAAGCTGATGAACAGAGTAGGGTTGAAGGATTTGAATTAGGTGCAGATGACTATGTTGTTAAGCCGTTTAGTCCAAGAGAACTTATGTTAAGGATAAATGCGATTCTTCAACGAACGAAACGTAGTGTTTTTTATACTCCAGAACTTTACGCAAAAGATGTTCTTGTATTTCCTGGATTAATAATTGATGTTAATTCACATAAAGTTATTGTTGATGATACTGAAGTATTATTAACACCAAAAGAATTTGATCTTTTATTATTCCTGGCTAAATCACCGGATAAAGCATTTAAACGTAATGAGATTCTACGAGCTGTTTGGGATTATGATTTCTATTCGGATCTAAGAACAGTGGATACGCATATTAAAAGAGTTAGGAAAAAATTTGATAAAATATCTCCGATAGTTGCTCA